One genomic segment of Fundulus heteroclitus isolate FHET01 chromosome 10, MU-UCD_Fhet_4.1, whole genome shotgun sequence includes these proteins:
- the nbr1a gene encoding NBR1 autophagy cargo receptor a isoform X2 → MGLPVTIKVNFRGNVKRFLAQDVDKLEWESVEAWIKASFGINHFQVKYFDEDNEEICINSQDEYEEAIKSAEKQGNQLHMNVYKMKGQACGGPLKAEVKELKGDLRPAPPYPSRVKSVDKGTQITPERESVAAKDNKGNKPDDDPPPMWFRSYMEKFKDEVVKEVVERMCNDFSGQCCTHKSSDGLQEDCGAIEGPIGPRPGPSTSNGSLGYTPNCSTCNKLTSEGAYKCSVCPSCILCEMCRHSHDPSHSLVRTKTPLSIPEHGMSGEFRFPRRGDRTVRKAERQRLKAERRQLKAEVKEIKKKLRLEKRGMQWSGPSTSDRVSLTNMASTSTQFPALPPPAASETASGPAPDQGHLPAPVPDPQDSSPEGPGVSRTSLVPTMAALFLDENLPDNTRLEPGTKFIKYWKMKNSGTISWTSETKLVFMWGNLGLASDERREVPVPLLLPGQVGVVSVAFVAPVMEGMYTSHWRLAHCGCQFGPRVWCSIVVDSGSSRNGLGHQSKRLKEEVKPAAKEMTPKESGSAFPVDLPQEDFYFPSVDLLTAQDLLSFELLDINIVQELEKVPNNTPVALTPCISPLPHDASVLERTMTSQTKEESETTGVRKLFGVKLRPKDLPEPVAQEEEKEEEISGAQFLCETVIRSLTLEEAPDHRPPRRAKHSSLKPQVVTRGPGFGFERAARAEEKQEKVKQEEINGDRIQSVAPPVSAGFTQTTQGEEDTRPDPEPGAENENLNVGSHQDNEDKEVLHAMQNMKEKNCEKEEGRTREDWDEVSSQTSSVSSSDDYIIVLPDCFDTSRPLGESMYSSAMSQPDTAATATATATAASSTDPDQEQEKDEPCNFEPCREAPLLERKEEETIAVEESLGNTWPLHVSPIHSSVNQMLCASQTLDAVTLTPEVVPPPVVPQPLHPTPVIYSPRSEALYLAGDPSPPACEPYEPQQPRVHLNVSSGLSRSAGSACSAFEAYNPRAGKALQPSEGSTRPPDRTLP, encoded by the exons ATGGGGCTCCCCGTCACAATTAAGGTCAATTTCCGCGGGAACGTGAAGCGATTCCTGGCTCAGGATGTGGACAAATTGGAATGGGAATCCGTGGAAGCCTGG ATCAAAGCGTCCTTTGGGATCAACCACTTTCAAGTTAAATACTTTGATGAAGATAATGAAGAG ATTTGCATAAACAGTCAAG ATGAATATGAAGAAGCGATCAAG AGCGCGGAGAAGCAGGGGAACCAGCTCCACATGAACGTGTACAAGATGAAGGGCCAGGCGTGCGGAGGTCCGCTGAAGGCGGAGGTCAAGGAACTCAAAGGAGACCTCCGACCTGCTCCTCCTTACCCGTCCAGAGTCAAATCCGTGGATAAAGGAACCCAGATCACCCCAGAACGAGAGAGC GTAGCAGCAAAAGATAACAAGGGGAATAAACCTGACGATGACCCTCCTCCCATGTGGTTCAGATCGTACATGGAGAAG TTCAAGGACGAAGTCGTAAAGGAGGTGGTGGAAAGGATGTGCAACGACTTCTCCGGCCAGTGCTGTACCCACAAATCCTCCGACGGGCTCCAGGAGGACTGTGGGGCCATTGAAGGTCCTATAGGGCCCCGGCCGGGCCCCTCCACCTCTAACGGATCGCTTGGCTACACCCCCAACTGCAGCACCTGCAACAAGCTCACCTCGGAAGGGGCTTACAAATGCAG CGTGTGCCCATCCTGCATCCTGTGTGAGATGTGCAGACACAGCCACGATCCGAGCCACAGCCTGGTGAGAACCAAGACGCCTCTCTCCATCCCCGAGCATGGAATGTCGGGAGAGTTTAG GTTCCCAAGGCGAGGAGACAGGACTGTGCGCAAGGCCGAGAGACAGCGCCTCAAAGCTGAAAGAAGGCAGCTGAAAGCAGAGGTGAAGGAAATCAAGAAGAAACTGAGGCTGGAGAAGAGGGGGATGCAGTGGAGCGGACCTTCTACCTCAGACAGAGTCAGCCTGACAAACATGGCCTCCACGTCCACCCAGTTCCCGGCGCTGCCTCCTCCCGCTGCCTCAGAAACGGCCTCAGGTCCAGCCCCTGACCAAGGTCACCTCCCAGCCCCGGTCCCCGACCCCCAGGACTCCAGTCCAGA GGGTCCCGGGGTCTCGCGCACGTCCTTGGTGCCCACTATGGCTGCCTTGTTTCTGGATGAAAATCTGCCTGATAACACCCGTCTGGAGCCTGGTACCAAGTTCATCAAATACTGGAAGATGAAGAACTCGGGCACAATCAGCTGGACCTCAGAGACCAAG cTAGTGTTCATGTGGGGGAACCTCGGCTTGGCGTCGGACGAGAGGAGGGAGGTCCCGGTGCCCCTGCTGCTGCCGGGACAAGTGGGCGTGGTCAGCGTGGCCTTTGTCGCTCCCGTCATGGAGGGGATGTACACCTCCCACTGGCGGCTGGCGCACTGCGGCTGTCAGTTCGGCCCGCGGGTCTGGTGCAGCATCGTGGTCGACTCCGGCAGCAGCCGCAACGGGCTCGGGCACCAAAGCAAGCGATTG AAGGAGGAGGTGAAGCCAGCAGCGAAGGAGATGACACCAAAGGAGAGTGGTTCGGCCTTCCCTGTAGACCTGCCCCAGGAGGACTTCTACTTTCCATCCGTCGACCTGCTGACCGCGCAG gatcTGCTGTCATTTGAGTTGCTGGACATAAATATTGTGCAAGAGTTGGAAAAAGTCCCCAACAACACTCCTGTCG ctttgaCCCCCTGCATATCCCCCCTCCCCCACGATGCGTCCGTGTTGGAAAGGACGATGACGTCACAGACGAAGGAAGAGTCGGAGACCACGGGAGTCCGGAAACTTTTTG GTGTCAAACTGAGGCCCAAAGACCTGCCGGAGCCTGTTGCGcaagaggaggaaaaggaggaggagatcAGCGGAGCCCAGTTCCTCTGCGAGACGGTGATCCGCTCCCTCACGCTGGAGGAAGCCCCCGACCACCGGCCCCCCCGCCGAGCCAAGCACAGCAGCCTCAAACCGCAGG TCGTCACCCGGGGGCCGGGCTTTGGCTTTGAGAGGGCAGCCAGGGCCGAGGAGAAACAGGAGAAAGTCAAACAGGAGGAGATCAATGGCGATAGAATCCAGAGCGTAGCGCCGCCAGTAAGCGCAGGCTTCACCCAGACGACGCAGGGAGAGGAAGACACGAGGCCTG ATCCTGAGCCCGGAGCCGAAAATGAAAACCTTAATGTCGGCTCGCATCAGGACAACGAGGACAAAGAGGTGTTGCATGCGATGCAGAACATGAAGGAGAAGAATTGTGAGAAGGAAGAAGGCAGGACCAGAGAAGACTGGGACGAG GTCAGCAGCCAGACGTCCTCCGTCTCCTCCAGCGACGACTACATCATCGTCCTCCCGGACTGCTTCGACACCAGCCGACCCCTGGGGGAGTCCATGTACAGCTCGGCCATGTCGCAGCCGGACACCGCCGCCACCGCCACCGCCACCGCCACCGCGGCTTCCTCCACCGACCCAGACCAAGAGCAGGAGAAGGATGAGCCCTGCAACTTCGAGCCGTGCAGGGAGGCGCCGCTGCTGGAGAGGAAGGAAGAGGAGACCATCGCCGTGGAGGAGTCGCTGGGGAACACCTGGCCCCTCCACGTCTCGCCCATCCACAGCAGCGTCAACCAGATGCTGTGCGCGTCCCAGACGCTCGACGCCGTGACGCTCACCCCCGAAGTGGTGCCGCCGCCGGTCGTGCCTCAGCCCCTGCATCCCACGCCGGTCATCTACTCGCCCAG GTCAGAGGCGCTGTATCTGGCTGGGGATCCCAGTCCTCCGGCCTGCGAGCCATACGAGCCACAACAACCGCGGGTTCACCTAAATG TATCATCCGGTCTGTCCAGATCAGCCGGCTCAGCATGCAGTGCCTTTGAGGCGTACAATCCGAGAGCGGGCAAAGCGCTGCAGCCAAG CGAGGGATCGACCCGGCCACCAGACAGGACCCTTCCATGA
- the nbr1a gene encoding NBR1 autophagy cargo receptor a isoform X4: MGLPVTIKVNFRGNVKRFLAQDVDKLEWESVEAWIKASFGINHFQVKYFDEDNEEICINSQDEYEEAIKSAEKQGNQLHMNVYKMKGQACGGPLKAEVKELKGDLRPAPPYPSRVKSVDKGTQITPERESVAAKDNKGNKPDDDPPPMWFRSYMEKFKDEVVKEVVERMCNDFSGQCCTHKSSDGLQEDCGAIEGPIGPRPGPSTSNGSLGYTPNCSTCNKLTSEGAYKCSVCPSCILCEMCRHSHDPSHSLVRTKTPLSIPEHGMSGEFRGPGVSRTSLVPTMAALFLDENLPDNTRLEPGTKFIKYWKMKNSGTISWTSETKLVFMWGNLGLASDERREVPVPLLLPGQVGVVSVAFVAPVMEGMYTSHWRLAHCGCQFGPRVWCSIVVDSGSSRNGLGHQSKRLKEEVKPAAKEMTPKESGSAFPVDLPQEDFYFPSVDLLTAQDLLSFELLDINIVQELEKVPNNTPVALTPCISPLPHDASVLERTMTSQTKEESETTGVRKLFGVKLRPKDLPEPVAQEEEKEEEISGAQFLCETVIRSLTLEEAPDHRPPRRAKHSSLKPQVVTRGPGFGFERAARAEEKQEKVKQEEINGDRIQSVAPPVSAGFTQTTQGEEDTRPDPEPGAENENLNVGSHQDNEDKEVLHAMQNMKEKNCEKEEGRTREDWDEVSSQTSSVSSSDDYIIVLPDCFDTSRPLGESMYSSAMSQPDTAATATATATAASSTDPDQEQEKDEPCNFEPCREAPLLERKEEETIAVEESLGNTWPLHVSPIHSSVNQMLCASQTLDAVTLTPEVVPPPVVPQPLHPTPVIYSPRSEALYLAGDPSPPACEPYEPQQPRVHLNVSSGLSRSAGSACSAFEAYNPRAGKALQPRGQGGITEGLVKGALSVAASAYKALFTGPNCSIQRGIDPATRQDPSMMAVLLEMGFKDQRLNQQLLRKHGYNLLHTVNELVQMAEESQNEAADPAQ; this comes from the exons ATGGGGCTCCCCGTCACAATTAAGGTCAATTTCCGCGGGAACGTGAAGCGATTCCTGGCTCAGGATGTGGACAAATTGGAATGGGAATCCGTGGAAGCCTGG ATCAAAGCGTCCTTTGGGATCAACCACTTTCAAGTTAAATACTTTGATGAAGATAATGAAGAG ATTTGCATAAACAGTCAAG ATGAATATGAAGAAGCGATCAAG AGCGCGGAGAAGCAGGGGAACCAGCTCCACATGAACGTGTACAAGATGAAGGGCCAGGCGTGCGGAGGTCCGCTGAAGGCGGAGGTCAAGGAACTCAAAGGAGACCTCCGACCTGCTCCTCCTTACCCGTCCAGAGTCAAATCCGTGGATAAAGGAACCCAGATCACCCCAGAACGAGAGAGC GTAGCAGCAAAAGATAACAAGGGGAATAAACCTGACGATGACCCTCCTCCCATGTGGTTCAGATCGTACATGGAGAAG TTCAAGGACGAAGTCGTAAAGGAGGTGGTGGAAAGGATGTGCAACGACTTCTCCGGCCAGTGCTGTACCCACAAATCCTCCGACGGGCTCCAGGAGGACTGTGGGGCCATTGAAGGTCCTATAGGGCCCCGGCCGGGCCCCTCCACCTCTAACGGATCGCTTGGCTACACCCCCAACTGCAGCACCTGCAACAAGCTCACCTCGGAAGGGGCTTACAAATGCAG CGTGTGCCCATCCTGCATCCTGTGTGAGATGTGCAGACACAGCCACGATCCGAGCCACAGCCTGGTGAGAACCAAGACGCCTCTCTCCATCCCCGAGCATGGAATGTCGGGAGAGTTTAG GGGTCCCGGGGTCTCGCGCACGTCCTTGGTGCCCACTATGGCTGCCTTGTTTCTGGATGAAAATCTGCCTGATAACACCCGTCTGGAGCCTGGTACCAAGTTCATCAAATACTGGAAGATGAAGAACTCGGGCACAATCAGCTGGACCTCAGAGACCAAG cTAGTGTTCATGTGGGGGAACCTCGGCTTGGCGTCGGACGAGAGGAGGGAGGTCCCGGTGCCCCTGCTGCTGCCGGGACAAGTGGGCGTGGTCAGCGTGGCCTTTGTCGCTCCCGTCATGGAGGGGATGTACACCTCCCACTGGCGGCTGGCGCACTGCGGCTGTCAGTTCGGCCCGCGGGTCTGGTGCAGCATCGTGGTCGACTCCGGCAGCAGCCGCAACGGGCTCGGGCACCAAAGCAAGCGATTG AAGGAGGAGGTGAAGCCAGCAGCGAAGGAGATGACACCAAAGGAGAGTGGTTCGGCCTTCCCTGTAGACCTGCCCCAGGAGGACTTCTACTTTCCATCCGTCGACCTGCTGACCGCGCAG gatcTGCTGTCATTTGAGTTGCTGGACATAAATATTGTGCAAGAGTTGGAAAAAGTCCCCAACAACACTCCTGTCG ctttgaCCCCCTGCATATCCCCCCTCCCCCACGATGCGTCCGTGTTGGAAAGGACGATGACGTCACAGACGAAGGAAGAGTCGGAGACCACGGGAGTCCGGAAACTTTTTG GTGTCAAACTGAGGCCCAAAGACCTGCCGGAGCCTGTTGCGcaagaggaggaaaaggaggaggagatcAGCGGAGCCCAGTTCCTCTGCGAGACGGTGATCCGCTCCCTCACGCTGGAGGAAGCCCCCGACCACCGGCCCCCCCGCCGAGCCAAGCACAGCAGCCTCAAACCGCAGG TCGTCACCCGGGGGCCGGGCTTTGGCTTTGAGAGGGCAGCCAGGGCCGAGGAGAAACAGGAGAAAGTCAAACAGGAGGAGATCAATGGCGATAGAATCCAGAGCGTAGCGCCGCCAGTAAGCGCAGGCTTCACCCAGACGACGCAGGGAGAGGAAGACACGAGGCCTG ATCCTGAGCCCGGAGCCGAAAATGAAAACCTTAATGTCGGCTCGCATCAGGACAACGAGGACAAAGAGGTGTTGCATGCGATGCAGAACATGAAGGAGAAGAATTGTGAGAAGGAAGAAGGCAGGACCAGAGAAGACTGGGACGAG GTCAGCAGCCAGACGTCCTCCGTCTCCTCCAGCGACGACTACATCATCGTCCTCCCGGACTGCTTCGACACCAGCCGACCCCTGGGGGAGTCCATGTACAGCTCGGCCATGTCGCAGCCGGACACCGCCGCCACCGCCACCGCCACCGCCACCGCGGCTTCCTCCACCGACCCAGACCAAGAGCAGGAGAAGGATGAGCCCTGCAACTTCGAGCCGTGCAGGGAGGCGCCGCTGCTGGAGAGGAAGGAAGAGGAGACCATCGCCGTGGAGGAGTCGCTGGGGAACACCTGGCCCCTCCACGTCTCGCCCATCCACAGCAGCGTCAACCAGATGCTGTGCGCGTCCCAGACGCTCGACGCCGTGACGCTCACCCCCGAAGTGGTGCCGCCGCCGGTCGTGCCTCAGCCCCTGCATCCCACGCCGGTCATCTACTCGCCCAG GTCAGAGGCGCTGTATCTGGCTGGGGATCCCAGTCCTCCGGCCTGCGAGCCATACGAGCCACAACAACCGCGGGTTCACCTAAATG TATCATCCGGTCTGTCCAGATCAGCCGGCTCAGCATGCAGTGCCTTTGAGGCGTACAATCCGAGAGCGGGCAAAGCGCTGCAGCCAAG GGGCCAAGGAGGCATCACAGAGGGACTTGTCAAAGGGGCCCTTTCTGTGGCCGCGTCTGCTTATAAGGCTCTCTTCACTGGACCAAACTGTTCCATACAG CGAGGGATCGACCCGGCCACCAGACAGGACCCTTCCATGATGGCCGTGCTGCTGGAGATGGGCTTTAAGGACCAGCGGCTCAACCAGCAGCTGCTGAGGAAGCACGGCTACAACCTGCTGCACACCGTCAACGAGCTGGTCCAGATGGCCGAGGAAAGCCAGAACGAAGCTGCCGACCCCGCGCAATGA